CTTAGGTTTATCATAGAAGTAATTCCGCCATTAAAGCCAAACTTATTATACCCTCTTATTCGGTCACCATCTACCTGGCTGGCATTAAAACCGGCTACAAAACCTGCCCTGAAAATGCTGTTATTATCAGTAAAGGCAGAGTTTGAAAATGATATGAATAGGATGAATATTATTAGGTTTTTAAACATAGTGGAATGGACTGCTTTAAAATTAAATCAGTTAAATAAGATTTAATATACAAAGAAAGGAATCGAAAAATATTATTCAGCAATTAACTTTTTTAAGTAAAACTCTCCGTTTTGTTTGTCGGTAATTTTTAAAATATAAACTCCAGCTGACATATTAGAAACATCCAGTACGGTATTTTCTCCACTAAGATGTTTATTAAACAAAGTTTGTCCGGTCAGATTAAACCATTCCACAAGATAATCACTTCCTTGCAAACCACTAATTGAAATATGATTTGTAAATGGATTGGGAAAAACGTTTAAATTTTTAAAAGAAGAAAATTCAGATATACCGGTAGGAGTATTCGTTGTTCCGGGAGTCGGCTCGCTAAAAAATACCCATGTTGGACCACCATCCGGTAATCGTCCCTGAGAGATATCTGTTGCTTGCGGACCAAAAGTTAGTGTATCTATTGGAGTGAGACCATCCGGTGCATAAATTCCAACTTGCTCACCCCCGGCAGAAAGCCTGAAATTTGTATGTAATGGACCTCTTGATACATCTCCACTTGCCCAAATTAATAAAAAACCACCGGCCGGAATAATTGTTTCCTGAATTCCTATTGGAAGCTGATGCATATCCGGCTCACTTAGGTCATCAGTTAAATAAAATCCACCGATATTCACAGCCGTATCTTCAGCATTATAAATTTCTATCCAGTCTTCATATTCGCCTGTCACATCAGCTATTGTATTGTTGTTAGATGCCATAAACTCATTAACAAAGAGATTAGGAAATGTAGTAACAGAGAATGACTGTCCGTTTAAAGTTATTTGAACCGGAGTAGCAGATGCACTTTCAATAAGCAGAACTTCAGAATGAGTACCGGAACTTACAGGTGAGTATCTTACAAAAATATCAAGGGGACCGACAGAACCTGCTGTTTCGTCTAAAACAAGTGAATTTGAGTAAGGGCCACCGGCATTTTCACTAATTTCAAAAGGAGCATTGACCGTTAAATTTACATTATCTGTTAATAAAGTACCGCTAACACTTATGGTTGACGGGTCAGAAGGTGTTCCTGCTTCTGTATTGAATGTAGGTACACTTAATGGTAATGCAGTTATAGATGGTCCGCTAAGGCTTTGTGAGTTTACCTGAATTTGGTTT
The Chitinophagaceae bacterium genome window above contains:
- a CDS encoding T9SS C-terminal target domain-containing protein, giving the protein MKKLILLFVLAFTINSSSFSQSSPTPFDLSTGSYNFTFWDSLAFAGTYPANMIFHQFLNVSNPGFTDEPDSDWACVYNLKNRSRIIGLGANGFVFINTNTAQDPSDCGNAVTGQNLGAAVLALNTTDRENIEVSFEVFLDQQGLGTPTPREYHLRFQYRLGASGSWQDLSTPVIYTSSGKNDGDTENFNVTLPGDAENFPTVELRWFYYQEAANDGGARPRIGINQIQVNSQSLSGPSITALPLSVPTFNTEAGTPSDPSTISVSGTLLTDNVNLTVNAPFEISENAGGPYSNSLVLDETAGSVGPLDIFVRYSPVSSGTHSEVLLIESASATPVQITLNGQSFSVTTFPNLFVNEFMASNNNTIADVTGEYEDWIEIYNAEDTAVNIGGFYLTDDLSEPDMHQLPIGIQETIIPAGGFLLIWASGDVSRGPLHTNFRLSAGGEQVGIYAPDGLTPIDTLTFGPQATDISQGRLPDGGPTWVFFSEPTPGTTNTPTGISEFSSFKNLNVFPNPFTNHISISGLQGSDYLVEWFNLTGQTLFNKHLSGENTVLDVSNMSAGVYILKITDKQNGEFYLKKLIAE